From the uncultured Methanomethylovorans sp. genome, the window GAGGGAATATCTTGCTGATTCAAGCGGGGCGTACCTTACACGTAATCCTATGGGGCTTGCGTCTGCATTAGAGAAGATTAAGGGCCATAATGTTAATACAAAGGTGAATGGGGCTGTTTCTCACCTTTATTTTACCAACCCATTCCTTTCAAAGAATGCAAATTCTCTATTTTCCACTCATCCACCCATTGATGAGAGAATTAAGAGACTCAAAGAGATGTGAGTTTTTAGATTTTTGAGTTTCGGACGTGTATCGATGGAGTAAAAGTTGCGCTGGTATACCGCGTTGCTTGGAACGATGTCTGTTTGCTAGTTCTCTATATACTATTCAATTTTCATACTTTTTGGAATTCTACGCCTCTTTCTAAAGTAGAGATTTGCAATGATACTCCCACTGCAATCAGACTTTTTGTTTTGATACCACTTAATAAATTATAAATTCCCGTACAAGATTGTAGACATCAGATTAATATAAGATTCGATTAAATGTTAATTTTAGTGAGGCGAAAAAATGAGTTTTAACAGTTGGGCAAATTCAATATTGAAAAAAACTACGTGGGTAGATATGGCGCTAATAAAAATCAGTGCTGCAACCTTTGCTTTGATGGTAGCGAAATTATGGGAGCCATTGCTTAGTTTAGATTGGTATTGGTATGCTATCATTTTTGTGCTAGCTGCGATAAAACCAATGTATCAAGCATTAAAATAGGACCATTTGGTTCAATTATGCAAAGTGAGTTTAAAACCAGCTCAAAGACTTCCTTTTCACAGCTAAAGGCTTTTCTAACTCCACTTAATCATCAGAAGTCTTTATTAAACTTGTATTCATATAAGTGCCGATGTTAGTGATTATGTGTCTATATCATATTTATGAATGCAATGGTTGAAGAGGGTTCTTTTAATGAATAATCCTAAAAATAATTCAGCCAGTTATTCAACTCCAAAATTGAGATTCACAAATCGCTCTCTATTACAGCTTTTATTACTTGGGTTGGCAGTGCATATTATACTACCACAGTTTACGACCCTGGAAAATTCCATGCAAGTTATCCGTACAATGGTATTGTGGGCTGTACTCTTTGCTGTAGGGTCGCAGATAGTGAGTTATATTGGCAGTGGTTATCTTTTGAAAGCAACAGTTGCTATCGCAAACCAACGTTTATCGGTAACATGGGGCATAATTATTAGTCTTGCAGCTTCCAGCATTGGCGTTATCGCCGGAGGGATGGTTGGCAATGCAGCATCCACATATAAATGGATGAGAAAAATGGGTATTAACGAAGAAGGAGCAGCGCTGGCAGGAACGCTACCTTCATTTTACAACAATGTTTTATTGCTTTTTTTATCTATCTTCGGCATGATCCACTTGCTTTTAGTGAATCAGCTTTCTATCTCGCAATCGATGATCTTTATTATCATACTCTCAATTATAGGATTATGTGCAGGTTTTGTTATTTATGGGTATAATCATCGTCAACAGTTCACTTCAATTTTGATTGGATTTGCAAGTTGCCTGGCACGTCTGAGTCATAAGCCTTACACACCACGTACAACTGAAGAGGATGTCTCAAAAATGTTTGATTCTATGAATGTGTTACGTAGTGGTGGCTGGCGTGGTCCGGCAGCCGGTGCGATTATGAATACAGGTTTTGATATGATGACTCTGTATTTCCTTTTTACAGCAGCCGGCAATAGTGTGAGTCTTGGGGTACTACTTACTGGATATGGTCTTCCCTTACTTTTTGGTAAAATGGCCTTTTTTATTCCCGGCGGCGTTGGGATAGTGGAAGGCACAATGGCCGCAATTTATGGTGGACTTGGTGTTCAGTCATCTATTATAGTTCTGGTTGTACTTGTCTATAGGATGATCTCATTCTGGTTGCCAACATTACTAGGATTTCCATTGGCAGCTTATCTTCAGAATTCAAATAATCATTTTAAATAAAAAAACCGATCTGGCTTTGTAAGTTGCCTAAAATAGTTACTATATTTATGCATTGCTTCTTTGATATTTGCCTGCTTAGTTTCATTTCACTAATTTTATGGCCAGACCCTTCTCCTCAGGTACACAACTGCTAACATTCCGGCAACCGTAGTAATGGCTTCAAATACTGAGACTGCTTTTCATTTATTGTTGAACTTGCTGGTTCTTCTATTGATGGCTCATAGTCGATTGTTTATGAGCTTCATTGAGAACTGGACGTCCGTGCTTTGATCGGCTGATGGTTCAGTTACATTGACAGTCGTTCCATGTATAATTTCTGGTACAATTACAGGGGAATATTGGCATTGACTGGAAAAATCAGTATAGTGATGTTATCCATATATTTTAATACTGTTATCACACGGAAAAGGAAAGTGTGAGTTATGCAAGTCATTTATATAAAAATAAGACTGCACAGAAGCATACAATTCAGAGAGTTTATATAGAACTAATTTCCCAATATAAATGGGGAATTTAAGGCTGGGTACCATTTTGGTTTCCATAAACCATCTGATACACCACATAAATGAGGGTTCAATATGTTGGTATTAAATGACAGTGTACAGGAAAATGACAAATTATCTATACAAGATGAAACTGAAGTAAATAATACTAGAGATGAGAACCTTGGTGATAAGTTCCTTGAAGGCGATGATGCTGTCAAATATTGGTTCTTGGGATCATTGGTATGGTTTCCTATATTTGCCACATTAGGGTTCATACTGGCAATCAAATTCTTCCAGCCTTATTTCTTAAGTGATGCTGCTTTTCTGACATTTGGACGACTAAGACCTGCTCATGTGAACGGTGTGCTTTTCGGATTCGTTTCCTCGGCTTTGATAGGCGGGATGTTCTGGGCTCTCCCACGACTAGCCAATACACCCATCTATAGCGCCAGGCTGGCCAAACTTTCCGCTGTGTTATGGAACTTTGGCCTCCTTGCAGGAATAATAATGATC encodes:
- a CDS encoding lysylphosphatidylglycerol synthase transmembrane domain-containing protein, with amino-acid sequence MNNPKNNSASYSTPKLRFTNRSLLQLLLLGLAVHIILPQFTTLENSMQVIRTMVLWAVLFAVGSQIVSYIGSGYLLKATVAIANQRLSVTWGIIISLAASSIGVIAGGMVGNAASTYKWMRKMGINEEGAALAGTLPSFYNNVLLLFLSIFGMIHLLLVNQLSISQSMIFIIILSIIGLCAGFVIYGYNHRQQFTSILIGFASCLARLSHKPYTPRTTEEDVSKMFDSMNVLRSGGWRGPAAGAIMNTGFDMMTLYFLFTAAGNSVSLGVLLTGYGLPLLFGKMAFFIPGGVGIVEGTMAAIYGGLGVQSSIIVLVVLVYRMISFWLPTLLGFPLAAYLQNSNNHFK